The following nucleotide sequence is from Anaerolineales bacterium.
ATCCACTTATCAGAGACCCGGCAAGAGGTCGAGAACAGCCGAAAAGAATTTGGGATGCCAGTGATCCCCTATGTTAAAAAACAAGATGTGTTTGAAGCCAGGGTCCTGGCAGCCCACTGCGTGCATGTTGATGATGGAGAGGTGAAGACCCTTCAGCATCACCACATCGGAGTGGCTCATAATCCTTCATCCAATATGAAATTAGCATCCGGATTCGCACCAGTGAATAAAATGCTGGCTGCTGGGCTGCATGTTGGCATCGGAACGGATGGTGCTGCTTCTAACAACGACCTGGATATGTTCGAAGAGATCCGCCTGGCTGCTTTCCTTGCGAAAGGTATCAGCGGAGATCCGACCACCTTGCCGGCGCCGGTAGCATTAACCATGGGTACCCGCATGGGCGCCGACGCCCTGCAATTGGGTAAAATCACCGGTTCTTTGGAACCGGGTAAACGGGCTGATTTGATCCTGGTGGACATCTCGCGGGCTCACAATACCCCTCGCTTTAAAAGAGAACCAGAGGCTATCTACGCACAATTGGTATACGCTACCCATCCATCAGATGTGACGGACGTTATGGTGAATGGGAGATGGCTAATGCGGGATCAGCAATTACTGACCATTAACGAGCCTGAGCTGCTTGCTAAAGCTGAGATATATGCCCGAAAGATCGATGCATTCCTTCATGAACGTGAACACTCAGTATTGTCGAAACTGATCGCCATCGGTGGAGCATCTGAAGAGGAAAGTTACGAGGTGCAGGTAAAAGTTGCCCTTGAGGATCCTCAGATCGTTATCAATGCAGTGCATCAACCCGGCATTGAGGTTCTCCATCACCGCCACTACCATGAATACGATACGTATTTTTCTTTTTCAGATGCTTCTCAGGGTTACTTACGCTACCGTGAAGATGAAGCCATCGATGTCAATGACAAGATCAGCAGTATACGGTATCGCCTCACCTTGCTTGGCCCTACTCGAGAAGGAAACTTATCCAGTGACGCCTTATTATCTCGTAGCCGGTTTATTGCGCCTGCCAATCATAGCTTGCGTTTTTATCGCGAATATTTCAAGCCTGCTCACGAAACCGTGATCGAAAAACATCGCCTGAGATGGCGCATCCTCTATCATGGTCTGGAATTTTTTATAAACCTGGATCGAATGGACCAGCCTGCGTTGGGCCATTTCCTTGAAGTAAAAAGCCGGACCTGGAGCCGCAGAGACGCAGAGCATAAAGCCCAGGTATCCCGTGAATTAATCAAATCACTTGGAATGACCAACGAGCCTTCAGTTTCGCAGGATTATATAGAGCTCGTCAGCTCAAGCCCCACCGGATAATGGGAGAAATTACTTCATCTCCATTGACCCTTGATCATCCGCAAGTATCAAGGTTTCGGCTGGATCGCGTCTCGGTAATTGTCGGCGGTCATCTCGTCCAGGATACGTATTCGGCATTTCTGGCTCCCCTGCTTCCAAGCCTGATTGAAAAACTAGCTCTATCCTATACTCAGGCTGGTGTACTATCAGCGGTTACCCAATTGCCTTCCCTCCTAAATCCGTTGATCGGCTATTTGGATGATAAAGTAAACCTGCGCATCTTCATCATCCTCGCTCCGGCGATCACTGCCACGATGATGAGCTGTTTGGGTGTTGCTCCAACTTATCCCAGCTTGTTATTCCTGCTTCTGATTACCGGGGTAAGCATTGCTTCATTCCATGCGATTGCTCCCGCGATGGTCGCCCGTGAATCGGGTAGCCAGGTGGGTAAAGGGATGAGCCTTTTCATGGCAGCAGGTGAGATGGGCCGAACGATTGCCCCATTGGTTGCTGCCTGGGCACTACTCACCTTAACCCTGGAGCACATGTTCCCATTAGCTGTGTTTGGTTGGATTGCCTCGTTGATCATCTTTATCCGCATCAAGGGAATTCCCGTCCATATTGGAAATCGGGTTCAACTTAAAGCGGCTCTGCCGGTTGCACGGCGCTTATTTATTCCCCTGTTCGCATTTTTGTTTTTTCGTAGTTTCCTGATCACCGGAATGGGTGTTTATTTGCCCACCCTTCTGCAAGGTCAGGGTGCCAGCATATGGATGGCCGACATCTCTCTGACGATCTACCAGCTGGCAGGTGTATTTGGAGCCTTATTCGGAGGCACCATCAGCGATCGGTATGGACGAAAACCAGTACTTTTCATTGCTTCTCTCCTTGCCCCTTTAACAGTGATGTTCTTCCTCAGAACCAGTGGATGGCTGGCATTGCTCGTATTGATCTTTGCCGGTATTTTTAGCCTTTCGTCGCAGCCGATCATGCTTGCTATTGTCCAAGATCATCTTCCTGACCATCGCTCGGTAGGCAATGGTCTGTTCATGGCGATTAATTTCATCTGCTTATCTGTTGCCGCAGTTGGCATTGGCGTAATAGCAGACCGAATGACACTATTCCAGGCATTCCAGGTTACGGCGATATGTGGATTAATCGCCGTTCCGTTGATTTTTTGGTTGCCCACCCCGCCTGCTGCTCGAGTCAACCCGCAAACAGTAGAGGTCAAGGATTGAAATATCCATGAATCAATATCTATCTTTTGCAACCAGCCTCGCTATTGAAACTGGCGGATTATTATCAAGTTTCTTCAGTGAATGTGGCATCCAGGCTTCCCCGAAACCTGATCAGACGGTTGTTACAGAAGCAGACTTTGCTGCAGACAGGCTGATCACAGATAAGATTCATCAACACTTTCCCCAAGACGGCATCATCACTGAAGAATCCGCCCACCTCGTCAATGATATTCATGCACCGATCTGGGTGGTCGATCCTTTGGATGGGACGACGAATTTCAGCCTCGGACTACCCGTATGGGGAGTATCGATCGCTCGGCTTGTTCACGGAATCCCAAATCTAGGCGTGCTGTATTTTCCGCGGATTAATGAGCTGTATACTGCGGTGGCTGGGTCAGGAGCAGCACTAAACCACCAACCCATCGCCACAAAAGCACCTGATCCAAACCAGCCGATGTCTTTTTTTGCCTGTTGTTCGCGCACTTTTCGGACATTCGATGTATCCATACAATATAAACCGCGTATCTTCGGTTCTTGTGCCTATTCCTTCTGTATGGTTGCCCGTGGGTCGGCGTTATTGGCCTTGGAAGTAACCCCGAAGATATGGGATCTGGCTGCCGCCTGGCTGCTTGTTGAAGAAGCCGGTGGCATGATCAATGCCTTGGACAGTACACCGATTTTTCCGCCACAGTTAAATTTGGATTACGGTACAGCAAGCTGGACAGTGCTGGCAGCTGCCACACCGATGCTGATGGAAATGGGAAGAAGTAGGATTCACAGAAAAGCTTAAGTAACTTAGATCTTTCTCCAAGGGTTATACTTCTTGCGCAATCATAAAACTTAATAGTACGGTCAACATACAGCGGATTTCTTAAGATAAGAGCATCAGGAGGACATAATAAATATGGAATATCATCGTTTAGGTCAATCGGGTTTACAAATATCTGCATTATCATTCGGCGGATGGGTGACAATCGGGGGACAGATCGGTGAAGACCTCTCTCACGAATGCATGCAGGCTGCTTATGATGCTGGAGTCAATTTCTTCGATACTGCTGAATCCTACGCCCATGGGAACGCTGAGATTGTGATGGGCAATGTGATCAAAAAAGCGGGTTGGAAGCGTAGAGATTTGGTGATTTCGACTAAATTGTTTTGGGGAGGGCGGAAGCCAAACTACACGGGACTATCGCGCAAGCACATCATCGAAGGAGCCAGAGCCAGCCTTGCCAGGCTGCAAATGGATTATGTCGATCTCATTTTCTGCCACCGACCTGACATTTACACACCGATCGAAGAGACCGTGCGGGCCATGAATTTCCTGATCGATCAAGGGCTGGCTTTTTACTGGGGTACTAGCGAATGGAGTGCTGACGAGATCATGCAAGCGTATTCAATTGCCCGCCAGTACAACCTCATCCCACCTACCATGGAGCAACCTGAATACAACATGTTCAGGCGCGATAAGGTTGAGCGTGAATTTCTCCGTCTTTATCAAGAGATCGGCCTTGGAACAACCATCTGGAGCCCACTGGCCAGTGGGATGTTAACTGGAAAATATAGCCAGGGTGTTCCTCAGGGAACGCGCATTACCCTTGAGGGGTATGATTGGCTGAAGGAAGGCTTTGAAAATGAAGAAGGCAAACAACGAATTGAAAAGGTAAAGAAGCTTGCCCCGATTGCCGAAATTCTGGGAATATCATTAGCACAGATGGCTATTGCCTGGTGTCTGAAGAATCCAAATGTGAGCAGCGTGATCACGGGTGCATCAAAACCTGAGCAGGTCATAGAAAATATGAAAGCCTTGGATGTGACTGATAAAATGTCCCCGGAAGTATTTGAGCGGATTGAAGCTGTGCTGCAGAATAAACCCGAGCCCATATCGGATTATCGATAGATACTGACCACAGGAACCTGACCTGTTATGACTTATACAGGTCAGGTTTACTTGGAAATGAGTTTTTAAGGTTATCTTTTGCTAATCGGCTGGCGTAGGATCGTTCGCAGCTTTTCGGGGGGTGTCTTACGAGCATCGCTTAAATATATCTCATGGTGTTTCCCATCAGGTCGATACCCATTCCTTTCGATAAACGCATGCATATCGGCTATCGTTGCCGCTTCTTCTGCATATGGACCGATATATAAGATCTGAACGGCACTCCCTTCCGAATATCTCTCAAACCTGGTTTTATTCAGAATAGGATTGTCACTTTTGTCGTTCACCTTGAGCCTGATTTTTTCAAAATTTTCCTGAGTTACCCAATCGGGCTGCATGATCATCATCGTCCATTTCCATCGATATTTATTTGCGAGTGTGAATTCACGCATGTCATCCATCCACCACAATCCTTCCAGAGGTGGAACAACATGGTCAAATCCTTCAGTTTTCAAGGCAAACTTTATTCCATAGGAGATCGAATAAAGTGCTTCGATCGATTGCTGATATTCAACGGTTGTATTTGGATCACCAACTCCGTCAAGCATTAAGAAATTCATCGATGGCACTTCGACTATGTGAAAACCTTTGATTTTCGGATCGTAAAGAGATTTTTTAGATTTCTTGAAATCGACTTTGATAGCCATTAATATTCTCCTATCAATCCGGCATGATAAATGTATCTGCGATGGATAATATAGTTAATTATATACTTGAACGTATAGGTAAATATCCTTCGGACGACTTGACGAGCCGATTAATTGTCATTTTGTTATAATGATGGCTATAATATCCCAATGCTAGTGCGACGGAGGCGCTAATCTGGAAAATCACCGTTCAACTCATCCCTTAGCCGATTCCTTGGTACCAAGAAAACAATCTGACCAGTTACAGCCAGGTTCCGTCCTGATTAATCGTTATGCCATCCAATATGTGGTTGGTGTGGGTGGGATGGGTGCGGTCTACTGCGCACGTGACCTACACTTCCCGAATGTTGTAAAGCGGGTAGCGGTGAAGGAAATGATCAACGTGGTCCGCGATCCAGCCATTCGAGAGACCATCGTCAAGAATTTCGAACGTGAAGCAAATATCCTCGCCACTTTAGATCACCCATCCATTCCTCGCATTTACGATTACTTCACAGCAGATGATCGCTCATATCTGATCATCGAGTTCATTGAAGGAAAAGATCTGGAAGCCATTGTCAGCGAATCGCAGGATTTTCTCCCAGAAGAGCAAGTAATGAATTGGGCTATTGAACTGTGTGATGTCATCAGTTACCTGCACAACTATAAGCCAGAACCGATCATTTTTCGTGATATCAAGCCATCCAATATCATGATTAACACTCATGATCATATCCAGCTGGTTGATTTCGGTATCGCCAAGACCTTTCAACCTGGGCAAAAAGGAACCATGATTGGCACAGAAGGATACTCACCTCCCGAGCAGTACAAAGGTGAAAGTACCCAGCGCGCCGATATTTATGCCCTAGGTGCAACCCTTCATCACGTATTAACCAGACGTGATCCACGTCTTGAGCCACCTTTCTCATTTGATCAGAGAAAAATCCGGGCGATAAACTCATCAATCTCCCCAGAGCTGGAAGCAGTGATCTATACAGCTCTTGCCTATGAGCCGGAGAAACGCTTCTCGAGTGTAGAGGTAATGAAAGAAGCTCTGCTTGCGTCTGCGAAGAAGACTGGATTGCTGCATAAGCTACCTGCTGCGATCAAGTCGGTTTCGCGGGAGAACGCAGAGATTTCCACGGCATGGAAATTTGAGTGCGAAGATGAGATTCGCGGCACACCTACATATGTCGCAGGGACGATTTATGTTGGTTCTTATGACAATAACCTTTACTCCTTGAACGCCGCAACCGGAGAATTCAACTGGAAGTTCGCAACGGAAGGTGGGATCGTCAGCCGCCCTGCTGCCCATGAAGGAAATATATATATAGGCTCTGAAGACCAGCGTTTATACTGTATCAATATGCGCTCAGGGCAGGAAATTTGGTCTTATTATTCCAATGGACCGATTCGCTCCTCCCCTTATATCGCTGAAGGGCATGTCTTCATCGGATCAGATGATGCATTTCTCCATGCTGTGAACGCCTTAAGTGGCCGGCGCGCCTGGAGAATTGACGCAGGTTCGCAGGTACGATCGACTCCGTTATTACTCGGCGAATTGATTTATTTCGGTACGGAAGCTGGTGACTTGTTCTGTGTCGACTTGCGAGGCAATGTAAAATGGCGTTTTAAAGCCAAGCGAGCATTAACCTCGTCACCTGTCCATGCCAATGGGATTATATATATCGGCTCAGTGGATACCCTGCTATACGCCCTGGACGCAAAATCAGGTTACATAATCTGGCGTTTCCGTATGGCAAAGGCTTCCATTTCAACGCCTTTTATCGCCGATAATTACATTTTTACCGGTTCGGTTGATTCCCACATCTATTGCGTTGATATCCATTCGGCCAAGGAAGTATGGACCTATGCAACCGAGAACCAGGTGACCAGCTCTCCCATATCGTATCAGGATTCTGTATATTGTGGTTCTGTCGATGGGTCAATGTATTGCCTGGAATTTCGTTCAGGCCGCCTGCGATGGAAGTACCAGACCAAGGGCCCGGTCACCGGCAATGCGGTTATCGCCAATGACGTGCTTTATTTCGGTTCCAACGACCACAAGATTTATGCAATCGCCTTATAAGTGAAAAGGTATTGGAGGCTTCTGCGTGCCGTCATTCTTCCGAAAAATCGTCAATAAAAATAAAACTGAAGGTGATTCGAGATCACCATCCAGCGCTAGAGATGAAGTGAGGCTACCGGGCGATCCCGAAGCGCCAGCCAGTGCGAAAATAGAATCTGGCGGTCAAAATTTAGCAGAATTTCTTGGATTGGAAGTCCCTCAGATCGTGGTTGGTGTCGCTCAATCGAAAGGTATTCAACGCACAAATAATGAAGATGCCCTATATACGCTTGCTGGGAATGTGTTATCCGATGGACGGGCGATAAAATTTGGTCTCTT
It contains:
- a CDS encoding amidohydrolase: IHLSETRQEVENSRKEFGMPVIPYVKKQDVFEARVLAAHCVHVDDGEVKTLQHHHIGVAHNPSSNMKLASGFAPVNKMLAAGLHVGIGTDGAASNNDLDMFEEIRLAAFLAKGISGDPTTLPAPVALTMGTRMGADALQLGKITGSLEPGKRADLILVDISRAHNTPRFKREPEAIYAQLVYATHPSDVTDVMVNGRWLMRDQQLLTINEPELLAKAEIYARKIDAFLHEREHSVLSKLIAIGGASEEESYEVQVKVALEDPQIVINAVHQPGIEVLHHRHYHEYDTYFSFSDASQGYLRYREDEAIDVNDKISSIRYRLTLLGPTREGNLSSDALLSRSRFIAPANHSLRFYREYFKPAHETVIEKHRLRWRILYHGLEFFINLDRMDQPALGHFLEVKSRTWSRRDAEHKAQVSRELIKSLGMTNEPSVSQDYIELVSSSPTG
- a CDS encoding MFS transporter, whose amino-acid sequence is MGEITSSPLTLDHPQVSRFRLDRVSVIVGGHLVQDTYSAFLAPLLPSLIEKLALSYTQAGVLSAVTQLPSLLNPLIGYLDDKVNLRIFIILAPAITATMMSCLGVAPTYPSLLFLLLITGVSIASFHAIAPAMVARESGSQVGKGMSLFMAAGEMGRTIAPLVAAWALLTLTLEHMFPLAVFGWIASLIIFIRIKGIPVHIGNRVQLKAALPVARRLFIPLFAFLFFRSFLITGMGVYLPTLLQGQGASIWMADISLTIYQLAGVFGALFGGTISDRYGRKPVLFIASLLAPLTVMFFLRTSGWLALLVLIFAGIFSLSSQPIMLAIVQDHLPDHRSVGNGLFMAINFICLSVAAVGIGVIADRMTLFQAFQVTAICGLIAVPLIFWLPTPPAARVNPQTVEVKD
- a CDS encoding aldo/keto reductase — translated: MEYHRLGQSGLQISALSFGGWVTIGGQIGEDLSHECMQAAYDAGVNFFDTAESYAHGNAEIVMGNVIKKAGWKRRDLVISTKLFWGGRKPNYTGLSRKHIIEGARASLARLQMDYVDLIFCHRPDIYTPIEETVRAMNFLIDQGLAFYWGTSEWSADEIMQAYSIARQYNLIPPTMEQPEYNMFRRDKVEREFLRLYQEIGLGTTIWSPLASGMLTGKYSQGVPQGTRITLEGYDWLKEGFENEEGKQRIEKVKKLAPIAEILGISLAQMAIAWCLKNPNVSSVITGASKPEQVIENMKALDVTDKMSPEVFERIEAVLQNKPEPISDYR
- a CDS encoding protein kinase; amino-acid sequence: MGAVYCARDLHFPNVVKRVAVKEMINVVRDPAIRETIVKNFEREANILATLDHPSIPRIYDYFTADDRSYLIIEFIEGKDLEAIVSESQDFLPEEQVMNWAIELCDVISYLHNYKPEPIIFRDIKPSNIMINTHDHIQLVDFGIAKTFQPGQKGTMIGTEGYSPPEQYKGESTQRADIYALGATLHHVLTRRDPRLEPPFSFDQRKIRAINSSISPELEAVIYTALAYEPEKRFSSVEVMKEALLASAKKTGLLHKLPAAIKSVSRENAEISTAWKFECEDEIRGTPTYVAGTIYVGSYDNNLYSLNAATGEFNWKFATEGGIVSRPAAHEGNIYIGSEDQRLYCINMRSGQEIWSYYSNGPIRSSPYIAEGHVFIGSDDAFLHAVNALSGRRAWRIDAGSQVRSTPLLLGELIYFGTEAGDLFCVDLRGNVKWRFKAKRALTSSPVHANGIIYIGSVDTLLYALDAKSGYIIWRFRMAKASISTPFIADNYIFTGSVDSHIYCVDIHSAKEVWTYATENQVTSSPISYQDSVYCGSVDGSMYCLEFRSGRLRWKYQTKGPVTGNAVIANDVLYFGSNDHKIYAIAL